A single candidate division TA06 bacterium B3_TA06 DNA region contains:
- a CDS encoding methyltransferase: MANERVTENIVRRHFNSYSGECTIEEQKSSNPKIDKLLKNASKKGGGKGYPEFIISGIKGNPDFIIVVECKGDIARHQSSTLDKYGEYAVDGALLYASFLSKEYDVLAIGVSGQNLKELKVTHYLYLKGESKPTPFSGNELLSIESYTKGYLGSDEKSRQDYDALLVFSKELNVELHHRKIPEKDRALLISSILIALDDRAFRKAYKEYEKPEDLANFLVDTVSNVLRKANLHGKKLENLNIQFSFIRTDTSLSTKPGVLRNLIDDIDERINKFRKTHEYYDFLGQLYIEFLRYANSDKGLGIVLTPPHITVLFAELAGVNKNSVVYDNCAGTGGFLISSLKKMVNDAGNDLDKIKTIKEKQVIGVEYQAHIFALACSNMYIHQDGKANIINGDCFNEEVMEEAKNYKPTTGFLNPPYQVDKKKDTEELEFVLSNLATLQPGGTCIAIVPMRCALAQKGETYELKKRLLKSSTLEAVLSMPNELFHDSKTGVVTCVMIFTAHRPHPPNKETYFGYYKDDGFEKRKNQGRIDFYSKWEGIKEEWVSSYVNRKAKPGFSVNKHVTAEDEWCAEAYMETDYSNIAKRIFEETVKDYMLFKLKNDVS, from the coding sequence ATGGCAAACGAAAGGGTAACAGAAAACATAGTAAGAAGACATTTCAACTCATACTCTGGTGAATGCACAATCGAGGAGCAAAAATCCTCGAACCCCAAAATTGACAAGTTGCTGAAAAATGCCTCCAAGAAAGGGGGCGGTAAGGGGTATCCTGAATTTATTATTTCTGGGATAAAAGGCAACCCTGATTTCATCATAGTAGTTGAGTGTAAGGGGGACATCGCAAGGCATCAGAGTTCTACATTAGACAAGTATGGTGAATATGCGGTAGATGGGGCTTTACTGTATGCATCCTTCCTTTCTAAAGAATATGACGTTTTAGCTATTGGAGTAAGTGGACAAAACTTAAAGGAGCTTAAGGTAACACACTACCTGTATTTAAAAGGGGAAAGTAAACCAACCCCTTTTAGCGGTAACGAGTTATTAAGTATAGAGAGCTACACCAAAGGCTATTTAGGAAGCGATGAGAAATCCAGGCAGGATTACGATGCACTACTTGTTTTTTCAAAGGAGTTGAATGTAGAATTACATCACCGAAAAATACCAGAAAAGGATCGGGCGTTATTAATCAGCAGTATCCTTATAGCATTAGATGATAGGGCATTTCGCAAAGCTTACAAGGAATATGAGAAGCCTGAGGACCTTGCTAACTTTTTAGTTGATACTGTTTCAAATGTATTACGCAAAGCAAACCTGCACGGGAAAAAACTAGAAAATCTGAATATTCAATTTAGCTTCATCCGCACCGATACGTCGCTATCAACTAAGCCAGGTGTATTACGAAATTTGATAGATGACATCGATGAACGCATAAATAAATTCAGAAAAACACACGAATATTACGATTTTTTAGGGCAGTTATATATAGAATTCTTACGTTATGCTAATAGTGATAAAGGGTTAGGGATTGTCCTTACACCTCCCCACATAACAGTTTTGTTTGCCGAGTTGGCTGGTGTAAATAAGAATAGCGTGGTATATGACAATTGTGCGGGTACAGGGGGTTTTCTAATTAGTTCATTAAAGAAAATGGTAAATGACGCGGGAAACGACCTGGACAAGATAAAAACAATAAAGGAGAAACAGGTAATAGGGGTAGAGTACCAAGCTCACATATTTGCGTTGGCTTGTTCTAACATGTATATTCATCAAGATGGCAAAGCCAATATTATCAATGGCGATTGCTTCAATGAGGAAGTGATGGAGGAAGCGAAAAACTACAAACCAACAACTGGGTTTTTAAACCCGCCATATCAAGTTGACAAAAAGAAAGATACTGAGGAGTTAGAATTCGTGTTGAGTAATCTAGCGACGTTACAGCCTGGCGGAACTTGTATAGCAATAGTGCCTATGCGTTGTGCACTGGCGCAAAAAGGGGAAACGTATGAACTTAAAAAACGGCTTTTGAAGAGCAGTACATTAGAGGCAGTATTGTCAATGCCAAATGAATTATTTCATGATTCTAAGACAGGGGTAGTTACCTGTGTTATGATATTTACTGCACATAGACCACATCCTCCCAATAAAGAGACATACTTTGGCTATTACAAAGATGATGGTTTTGAAAAAAGGAAAAATCAGGGAAGGATAGATTTTTATTCCAAATGGGAAGGTATTAAAGAAGAATGGGTATCATCGTACGTAAACAGAAAAGCGAAACCTGGCTTTAGCGTTAATAAACATGTTACTGCCGAAGATGAATGGTGTGCTGAAGCTTACATGGAAACAGATTATAGCAACATTGCAAAACGTATATTCGAGGAAACAGTTAAGGACTACATGTTATTTAAACTCAAAAATGATGTTTCATGA